In a genomic window of Amphiprion ocellaris isolate individual 3 ecotype Okinawa chromosome 13, ASM2253959v1, whole genome shotgun sequence:
- the fam199x gene encoding protein FAM199X, which yields MSESLYEKFLAPEEPFPLLSQRANLSDVGTLDVSDFGCQLSSCHRTDPLHRFHSNRWNLTSCGTSVASSECSEELFSSVSVGDQDDCYSLLDDQELTSLDLFPEGSVCSDVSSSISTYWDWSDSEFEWQLPGSDIASGSDVLSDIIPSVPSSPCLFSKRKPKPHPHRNLDELPWSAMTNDEQVEYIEYLSRKVSTEMGLREQLDIIKIIDPCAQISPTDSEFIIELNCLTDEKLKQVRNYIREHSPRQRASSTREGWKRSSHSSASTGGVSGASSSNASMVSSASSSTGSTASNSVAGGTASACSGSSVANISRAHSDGNLSSAAERIRDSKKRSKQRKLQQKALRKRQLKEQRQARKERLSGLFLNEEVLSLRVTEEDDHGDDLDILM from the exons ATGTCTGAATCTCTGTATGAGAAGTTTTTGGCGCCAGAGGAGCctttccctctcctctcccaAAGAGCCAACCTCAGCGATGTGGGAACCCTGGACGTCAGTGACTTTGGCTGTCAGCTTTCATCTTGCCACAGAACGGATCCTTTGCACCGTTTCCACAGTAACAG GTGGAACCTCACGTCCTGTGGGACCAGCGTTGCGAGCTCAGAGTGCAGCGAGGAACTCTTCTCCTCGGTGTCTGTGGGAGATCAGGACGACTGTTACTCCCTCCTGGATGACCAAGAACTAACGTCACTGGATTTATTTCCTGAGGGCAGCGTTTGCAGCGatgtctcctcctccatcagcacATACTGGGACTGGTCTGACAGTGAATTCGAGTGGCAG TTGCCAGGAAGTGACATCGCCAGCGGCAGTGATGTCCTCTCTGACATAATCCCGAGTGTGCCGAGCTCACCGTGTTTGTTTTCCAAGAGGAAGCCGAAACCTCACCCTCATCGCAACCTGGATGAACTGCCTTGGAGTGCCATGACCAACGATGAACAG GTGGAGTACATCGAGTACCTGAGTCGGAAGGTGAGCACAGAGATGGGCCTGAGAGAGCAGCTGGACATCATCAAGATCATCGATCCCTGTGCTCAGATCTCTCCCACCGACAGCGAGTTCATCATCGAGCTCAACTGTCTCACTGATGAGAAACTTAAACAG GTGCGTAACTACATCAGAGAGCACAGCCCGAGGCAGCGAGCCAGCAGCACCAGAGAGGGCTGGAAGAGGAGCAGCCACAGCAGCGCCAGCACGGGCGGCGTCAGCGgagccagcagcagcaacgCCAGCATGGTCAGCTCGGCCAGCTCCTCCACCGGATCCACAGCCTCCAACTCTGTAGCAG GTGGAACAGCCTCAGCCTGTAGCGGAAGCAGTGTTGCCAACATTAGCCGAGCTCACAGCGACGGCAACCTTTCCAGTGCTGCAGAACGTATACGAGACTCTAAA AAACGTTCGAAGCAGCGTAAGCTCCAGCAGAAAGCTCTCCGGAAGCGTCAGCTCAAAGAGCAGCGACAGGCCCGAAAGGAGCGACTCAGCGGACTGTTTCTGAACGAGGAGGTGCTGTCGCTACGGGTGACGGAGGAGGACGACCATGGTGACGACCTGGATATATTGATGTGA
- the LOC129350419 gene encoding 5'-3' exonuclease PLD3, translated as MDYLPLSQFTQPIRFWPTIDSNLRAAACTRGVEVKLMVSCWKHSPAAMFTFLQSLLVLSRPPLKCNIEVKIFTVPSTAEQMKIPFARVNHAKYMVTDRVVYIGTSNWSENYFTNTAGVGLVVNQTDSVVEKGQQTLQRQAEDLFLRDWRSSYSSWLSVDDVDVCPLSPH; from the exons ATGGACTACCTTCCTCTGTCTCAGTTCACACAGCCAATCAG GTTCTGGCCCACCATTGACTCAAACCTCCGAGCTGCAGCCTGCACCAGAGGAGTTGAGGTCAAACTGATGGTGAGCTGCTGGAAACACTCACCTGCTGCCATGTTCACCTTCCTGCAGTCCCTGCTGGTGCTCAGCAGGCCTCCTCTGAAGTGCAACATTGAAGTG AAAATCTTCACGGTGCCTTCAACAGCAGAGCAGATGAAGATCCCTTTTGCACGAGTCAATCATGCCAAGTACATGGTGACAGACAGAGTGGTCTATATAG gaaCGTCCAACTGGTCAGAGAACTACTTCACCAACACTGCTGGTGTGGGTTTGGTGGTGAACCAGACGGACTCTGTGGTGGAAAAAGGCCAGCAGACTCTGCAGAGGCAAGCAGAGGATCTGTTCCTCAGAGACTGGAGGTCCTCATACTCCAGCTGGCTTTCTGTGGACGATGTGGACGTCTGTCCTCTCAGCCCACACTGA
- the smim19 gene encoding small integral membrane protein 19: MQIHRQNLVVVSMGGHGVLGNEPESIDYSVHEAWNEATNVYLLVILVSFGLLMYARKNKRKIMRIFALPPTAGSSPEPNFYDSLQKVRLRQQLEMYSLARKFEQQQQQSQTESVQLSME, translated from the exons atgcaaattcatCGACAGAATTTGGTCGTAGTTTCGATGGGTGGTCACGGGGTTTTAGGGAACGAGCCTGAGTCTATAGATTATTCGGTGCACGAAGCCTGGAATGAGGCCACTAATGTTTACCTGCTGGTGATCCTGGTCAGCTTCGGCCTGCTCATGTACGCCAGAAA AAACAAAAGGAAGATCATGCGTATCTTCGCTCTGCCTCCCACCGCCGGCAGCAGCCCGGAGCCAAACTTCTATGACAGCCTGCAGAAGGTTCGCCTGAGGCAGCAGCTGGAGATGTACTCTCTGG CCAGGAagtttgagcagcagcagcagcagagtcagACAGAGAGTGTCCAGCTCTCCATGGAATAA